AGGACTCATTTGCATGAAGATGTTTATCTACTATCAAAATATAATGATAATGCAAATAATTTCCCGCTTTTTCTGTTCTTGGTTGCATAGATGATCAAAACTTTTGTCTTAATTAATAGGATCAATTTGAATAAGCTCAAAGCTTGCAATGTACAAGTGTATAATAAATActctttttctcttaattagCTGCCGCTAATCTGTATCAAAAATTGATGTACGATCTAccttgattttaattaatcatGATTCTCTTACAATTAAATActtaaaaatataacaaaattagaaattatAATTGACCGACATAAATCAAATTCCACTAAATACACGGTCTGTCTCGTTTTTATAAGTAAGAAGATCTAAATTCGACTCTCCGGTTAATTTGAATTCAGTAAATTATTATAAATTACTAAAGCTCAAAGGAGTCAAAGAATAAGAAGAGTTACCAAAACTTCGTCCCCGTAACTATTTCACTTCTCTGTCTGATGCAATGGAAGATCCTTCCGTAGAGAAAATCGCAATCTCCGGCCCGGCCCTGGCCTCCATGATCCAACGCTTCTCCACCTCCCGCGGCGCCGTCGACGGCTTAATCTTCGGCCACGTCAGCCTCATCGCCCCCACTCTCTCCGACGAcgattcctcctcctcctcctcctcctctacccTCATCGCCACCGTCACCTCCTTCTTCTGCTCCAATTCCTCCCTCTCCTTCTACACCCCCTCGGGTCGGGTCGACCCgctcctcctccgccgcctcGCCCAGCCCCAACCCCCCTCCTCCCACCTCCTCGGCTGGTTCTCCGGCCGCCGCAGAACCCACCTCCGGCCCTCCTTACGCGAATTCGCCGTCTCCAACTCTCTAATCTCCAACCCTAACCTCACCTTCCCAATCCAAAACTCTCCGGTGCCGATCGCCGTCGATCTCAAACCctgcctcttcttcctcttcgctTCCCCGATCTCCGATCAGACAATCCACACGCACGAGTACCGCGCCTACCAGTTCCGCAGCTCCGCCCACTCCTTCGACCCCAAATCGATCGACATTGTCAACATCGGCCCGGCGTTTCGCGGCCACTACGGCGCCTTCAGCCCCAACTCGCAGCTTCCGGCCTTGCCCTGCGAATTGAGGGTTTCGCCGATGAATGTGGACAAGGGAGAAGAGAGTTTAGGGCAGTTGAAGAAGGGCTTGAAGGCCCAGAGTGAGCTGGACATGTGCGCCGAGGGGTTAGAGGTGAGTAGCCTGAGTAGGCTGATGGGTTCGGAGGCTGTGAATTACACTTCCGGAGTGGAGGAGTTGTATGAGAAGATGCTTGTGAAGATTGAGAGCTTGGCCAGGCAAGTTGAGAACAGCTCTGCCAAGATTCGAGAGCAGGTAAAGGCTTATACTAGAATGATCATGGTTATGAATTTAGCAACTTTTTTGGAGGATAGGATAGGATAGTGTGTAAAAATGGATATGGGGTTTATGAATTGTATGTGTCGATTCTATTTTCCGTTTTGAATGCTTGATATTATCAATTGTGTGCTCTGCAGGAAGATCACAATAGGAAGTTGCGACACAAAGCTACTAGGACTGCTGGATTGTAAAAATTGCTGAACTCTTGGGTGTTTTGTGCTTCTGTAAGgtaactttcttttccttcccCTTCTCATTCTCCTTTTGTTATATATAGTTTCAATTCATGAGCTTTGTTTATCGTAGTTTTATAGTAAAAACAGGATATTGGATGGCTCCGATATTATTTACCATattgttgtttgtttgagtAGAATTTCTTGTATTATAGTGTATCAAGTAGATTAGGATTGTACTGCTGTTGTTCGCAATTGATGTCATGCTCCGTTTCCATATCCAGCGATCCATGTGCCAAGTACTGGGTATTGAGTTATAATACTGATAGTTGTAGGAATCAGATCCCCTTGCCTGTTGATTTAGAGAGGACTGAATCTGATATTCACTTGCACCCGTACCAATCCATACAAGTCCTTTTGATTTCTGAGCTGTTAAAGAGTATATAGAAAGCTTAACTTCACAATTGGATGCCAATATATTAATCATGTTTTGCATTATTCCCATGTCTCAGTTATCTGTTCCATGTTTTCTTCTACTTTATTTCGTGCTTCTGAAGTTTCTGACTTTGCATGTTGAATCTTTCTGTAATTGCATTTGGAATTTTGATTTATATATTTGCCTATTTTCATATGAATCTCCTCTTATTCCAGTCCAGATTAAAAATGGTTGAGCATTCTACGTCTCACCTTATCTTGGTTTCATTTGGAATCGATCACTTGATACAGGGAACTGCGTTTAAAGGAAAATGCCTGCCCCAATCTGGTAGCTAATGGATTCGAGATTTGGACTCATGGCATTGCTTTGGATTAAGCCCGCAGGTTGATGACATTTTAGATGATGATCATCTGTGGGAACCTAGCTCGGAACTGTTTTATGTACTGGCGTGGTTAGTTTCTTGGGTGGTATTGAAGACACGGATGGCTTGTGAGTGCCTCCTTTTTGTTATTAGTGCACTTGCTATATCAGCATCAACTGTGTATTAGCATCCATATATGCTTTTGTTGTTATCTTTTTATAAGTTGAGAAACTCATTTCCATAAATAAGAGGATGTAGAAAGTAAATGGATTGTACagtgttttgatttttctctttcaTCTCTGCCCATTTTTCTCATCGAGCATACACAATTGATCACCTAAAAgtttcataattttctccaagCTATATGGATTTTCTCCATCCTATGGTGGCTAGGAGAAGATCATGAAGCTTTATTAACGGGTCCTTCTCGTACGGGATATAGGAACCGATTTATCTCGTAGCAAAGGAGATTCTTCTTGTCCTATTTAAACCGTACAATACATcactttgaaattgaacttgtTAGCGTGCTCTTGTTTGATAGTTGAAACACAAGTATCTCCTTTGTCATCCCTTGACCTGCTGCAACTGTTAAGATGAGTAACAGGGGAAAGGCTTAAATATGGTTCTCACTCTATTGAAAATCTCTTACATTGTTTTCTGGTAGGTGGAACATTAACATATGTGAAAAGTAATAATGAGACATTGAGATGTAAAATAGTCAATATTTCGTACAATTTGAGATTCTTTGCATGAGCATTAATAAAGTATACTctatcagaaaaaaaaatgcagaaatTTTCAGCACTGGAAGTATGTTTTTCCAAAGCCAAAAATTAGGAAAATCGTGAAAAAGAgaaatgtatatgtatataattgATCGAGATAGCTTCAGAAACTGAGACTTGATGGTGCCATTATTGGACAGACGCCGAAGTCTGCTCTATATTTGTGGGAAGGATTTTGCACTCGAAGAAGTGATGGTTAATTACTCGCATGCCGTGCTCAAACTA
Above is a genomic segment from Rosa chinensis cultivar Old Blush chromosome 3, RchiOBHm-V2, whole genome shotgun sequence containing:
- the LOC112191531 gene encoding uncharacterized protein LOC112191531, producing MEDPSVEKIAISGPALASMIQRFSTSRGAVDGLIFGHVSLIAPTLSDDDSSSSSSSSTLIATVTSFFCSNSSLSFYTPSGRVDPLLLRRLAQPQPPSSHLLGWFSGRRRTHLRPSLREFAVSNSLISNPNLTFPIQNSPVPIAVDLKPCLFFLFASPISDQTIHTHEYRAYQFRSSAHSFDPKSIDIVNIGPAFRGHYGAFSPNSQLPALPCELRVSPMNVDKGEESLGQLKKGLKAQSELDMCAEGLEVSSLSRLMGSEAVNYTSGVEELYEKMLVKIESLARQVENSSAKIREQEDHNRKLRHKATRTAGL